One genomic segment of Virgibacillus doumboii includes these proteins:
- a CDS encoding Ger(x)C family spore germination protein, whose protein sequence is MGKNRLFKRLPFLRPMAMLVTILLLSGCWSAKEINNLAIINVIGIDENDTGEVEVTAVMAKPYSLFSETAVSGNEENKFLIVITTGKSIFEALSNLSATVPEKLYFGHLDAVILGERAARERTESALDFFKRETDFRPNIQLLVTKGSAAELVKTVPQQNLTLGLEINDLVLSNRLATTGMVKDMSQFTEALMSNTTAPYTGVISVAEKKQEIDIHGNKQDTINQQTKNKEGDTSANSSGNDQGNVPKALNLNETAVFKKGQLRGFLDEEETRGFLWIKGEVQSGIVVLNCGKKGEGDVSLNVTNSVSKLIPQVSGKSPKMNVQIEVEADIGQLTCKDINLTSKFLNRLNEKFEEKVRREAIMALNKAKNQWQTDIFGFGRAINQKSPKKWNQMASQWKNGLLRETEIDLRVSAIISRYGLFKEPPGTNK, encoded by the coding sequence ATGGGGAAAAATAGGCTGTTCAAACGGTTACCTTTTCTTCGTCCGATGGCAATGCTCGTTACTATTCTGTTGCTTTCAGGTTGCTGGAGTGCAAAGGAGATCAATAACCTTGCTATAATCAACGTCATCGGGATTGATGAAAATGATACCGGAGAAGTTGAAGTAACAGCTGTTATGGCTAAACCATATTCCCTTTTTTCAGAAACCGCTGTTTCGGGAAATGAAGAAAACAAATTTCTGATTGTAATCACTACAGGTAAAAGCATCTTTGAAGCACTAAGTAACTTATCGGCCACTGTGCCAGAAAAACTTTACTTTGGTCATTTAGACGCGGTTATACTTGGTGAACGTGCGGCAAGGGAAAGAACGGAGTCCGCTTTAGACTTTTTTAAAAGAGAAACTGACTTCCGGCCAAATATTCAATTGCTCGTAACCAAGGGGTCCGCAGCTGAACTGGTTAAAACGGTTCCACAACAGAATCTGACGCTTGGATTGGAAATAAATGACCTGGTCCTTTCAAACAGGCTTGCCACGACCGGGATGGTCAAGGATATGAGCCAATTTACTGAGGCACTAATGAGTAATACAACGGCCCCCTATACTGGGGTGATCAGTGTCGCGGAGAAAAAACAGGAAATCGACATACATGGGAATAAACAGGATACAATAAATCAACAAACTAAGAATAAAGAAGGGGATACATCAGCCAATTCGTCAGGTAATGATCAGGGAAATGTACCGAAAGCACTTAACTTGAACGAAACTGCTGTATTTAAGAAGGGGCAATTAAGAGGGTTTCTTGATGAAGAGGAAACACGTGGTTTTTTATGGATAAAAGGAGAAGTTCAGAGCGGAATAGTTGTCCTGAACTGCGGGAAAAAAGGTGAGGGAGACGTGAGCTTGAATGTAACCAATTCTGTATCAAAACTGATCCCTCAAGTATCCGGCAAGAGCCCAAAAATGAATGTACAGATTGAAGTTGAAGCCGATATCGGCCAATTGACATGTAAGGATATTAACTTAACCAGTAAATTCCTCAATCGTTTAAATGAAAAATTTGAGGAAAAGGTTAGGCGAGAAGCAATAATGGCTTTGAACAAGGCGAAAAATCAATGGCAAACAGACATTTTTGGATTTGGGCGGGCCATTAATCAAAAAAGCCCCAAGAAGTGGAACCAAATGGCTTCTCAATGGAAAAACGGCTTATTGAGAGAGACGGA